The following are encoded in a window of Natrononativus amylolyticus genomic DNA:
- a CDS encoding amidohydrolase gives MSKSVLFDHIDDREPQLREIARELWEHPELGLHEERSAEVLLEPLEAAGFETEIGVGGMPTAFVANYGTEGPRIGILGEYDALPGLSQGVAAERDPLEAGAPGHGCGHNLFGTAGVGAALALKEAIDAGDVEGAVVFYGCPAEETLIGKTYMARAGVFDDLDAALTWHPGDLSTPSMGSSNALNSLMFTFEGTAAHAAGSPESGRSALDGVQLLNTGVEYMREHVSDDARLHYAITDGGDAPNVVPPEATVWYFVRAPEREEVERNTEWLRDIAEAAAMMSQTDVTERFLTGCYDYRANEAVSEVIWENIRAVGPIEYDEADYAFARELRETVPEDRLEANLADVPDDLAAEIREEALYPEPVPPFDHDQHTHGSTEVGDVSWIVPTGQFRAATWPVGAPGHSWQVVAANGDFGLKGVAFAAKVLAGATYDLLADETALTAARDEFESEIGADAYETPLPEDATPPFDVTAMTSN, from the coding sequence ATGAGCAAATCGGTACTCTTCGACCACATCGACGACCGGGAACCGCAGCTAAGAGAGATCGCACGGGAGCTCTGGGAGCACCCGGAACTCGGACTCCACGAGGAGCGCTCGGCCGAGGTGTTGCTCGAGCCCCTCGAGGCGGCGGGCTTCGAGACCGAAATCGGCGTCGGCGGGATGCCGACGGCGTTCGTCGCGAACTACGGGACCGAGGGGCCGCGCATCGGCATTCTCGGGGAGTACGACGCGCTGCCCGGCCTCTCGCAGGGTGTGGCCGCCGAGCGCGACCCTCTCGAGGCGGGCGCACCGGGCCACGGCTGCGGCCACAACCTGTTCGGGACCGCGGGCGTCGGAGCCGCCCTCGCGCTCAAGGAGGCGATCGACGCCGGCGACGTCGAGGGCGCCGTCGTCTTCTACGGCTGTCCCGCCGAGGAGACGCTCATCGGGAAGACGTACATGGCGCGGGCGGGGGTCTTCGACGACCTCGACGCCGCACTCACCTGGCACCCCGGCGATCTGAGCACGCCCAGTATGGGGTCGTCGAACGCGCTCAACTCGCTGATGTTCACGTTCGAGGGCACCGCAGCCCACGCCGCGGGCTCGCCCGAGTCGGGCCGGAGCGCCCTCGACGGCGTTCAGCTGTTGAACACCGGCGTCGAGTACATGCGCGAGCACGTCTCCGACGACGCGCGGTTGCACTACGCGATCACCGACGGCGGCGACGCTCCGAACGTCGTCCCCCCGGAGGCGACGGTCTGGTACTTCGTTCGCGCCCCCGAACGCGAGGAGGTGGAGCGGAACACGGAGTGGCTGCGCGACATCGCCGAGGCCGCCGCGATGATGAGCCAGACCGACGTCACCGAGCGCTTTCTGACCGGCTGTTACGACTACCGCGCCAACGAGGCCGTCTCGGAGGTGATCTGGGAGAACATACGGGCGGTCGGCCCCATCGAGTACGACGAGGCCGATTACGCCTTCGCCCGCGAGCTACGCGAGACCGTCCCCGAGGACCGCCTCGAGGCCAACCTCGCGGACGTTCCCGACGACCTCGCTGCGGAGATCCGCGAGGAGGCGCTGTACCCCGAACCGGTTCCCCCCTTCGATCACGATCAGCACACCCACGGCTCGACGGAGGTCGGCGACGTCAGCTGGATCGTTCCCACGGGTCAGTTCCGGGCGGCGACGTGGCCGGTCGGCGCCCCCGGTCACTCCTGGCAGGTCGTCGCGGCTAACGGCGACTTCGGCCTGAAGGGCGTCGCCTTCGCGGCGAAGGTGCTCGCGGGGGCGACGTACGACCTGCTCGCGGACGAGACGGCGCTCACAGCGGCCCGCGACGAGTTCGAATCCGAGATCGGTGCGGACGCCTACGAGACGCCGCTGCCGGAGGACGCTACGCCGCCGTTCGACGTGACGGCGATGACCTCGAACTAG
- a CDS encoding TRAM domain-containing protein encodes MFSAQITDTGGRHVIEIPPAELTAGDVRPDETYRIALLPTQTDGDKSVTVSATERRSHADPPVREGDTRTVDIESLGDQGDGIARVERGYVVIVPEAEKGERVTIEITSTKENVAFGEVLARQDYYE; translated from the coding sequence GTGTTCAGCGCACAGATCACGGACACCGGCGGACGGCACGTCATCGAGATCCCGCCAGCCGAGTTAACTGCCGGCGACGTTCGACCCGACGAAACGTACCGGATTGCACTGCTCCCGACCCAGACCGACGGCGACAAATCGGTGACTGTTTCCGCCACGGAGCGTCGCTCACACGCCGATCCTCCCGTTCGAGAAGGTGATACGCGCACCGTCGACATCGAGAGCCTCGGTGATCAAGGTGACGGCATCGCACGCGTCGAACGAGGATACGTGGTGATCGTCCCGGAAGCAGAGAAAGGCGAACGCGTCACCATCGAGATCACGAGCACTAAGGAAAACGTTGCCTTCGGCGAGGTTCTCGCCCGCCAGGACTACTACGAGTGA
- a CDS encoding DoxX family membrane protein has product MVASGIEAVLLLSARLLFGGVIAFMGLNHFLQLEGMAGYAEFKGLPAPKLSVVASGVVLVLGGLGIVVGAFPLVSALAVAAFLVASALLMHDFWAVNEDQQQDELTAFLKNVVMAGGALAIAVLTAQSWAFSLGIGL; this is encoded by the coding sequence ATGGTGGCATCGGGAATCGAAGCCGTCCTGCTCTTGAGCGCACGGCTCCTCTTCGGGGGCGTGATCGCGTTCATGGGACTGAACCACTTCCTCCAGCTCGAGGGGATGGCCGGCTACGCCGAGTTCAAGGGCCTCCCGGCGCCGAAGCTGTCGGTCGTGGCGTCCGGAGTGGTGCTCGTCCTGGGCGGACTCGGGATCGTCGTGGGCGCGTTCCCGCTGGTGAGCGCGCTCGCAGTCGCCGCGTTCCTCGTCGCCTCCGCGCTCCTGATGCACGACTTCTGGGCCGTCAACGAGGACCAGCAACAGGACGAACTCACCGCCTTCCTGAAGAACGTCGTCATGGCTGGCGGCGCGCTCGCGATCGCCGTCCTGACCGCCCAGAGCTGGGCGTTCAGCCTCGGTATCGGTCTCTAA
- a CDS encoding TetR/AcrR family transcriptional regulator — MTATSPPSIPDDTYEELIEATFVALSKRGYLGLRVRDIDEEFSKSRQLINHYFEGKDELITELLSYLIAYGEDNLEDVSDGDPLTMLNDEIDAILFGTELDGFEFWPFMTAIYEIQSQAHHNPEHRKLIDRLYTHSVDHFSDIIREGIDRGVFVDVDPDQVATIIDDLITVAHLKKIYLGREDAPDDTRTLIDQFVLSQLLPPTETPPSSR, encoded by the coding sequence ATGACTGCGACATCCCCCCCGTCGATTCCGGACGACACGTACGAGGAACTCATAGAGGCGACGTTCGTCGCCCTCTCGAAACGCGGCTACCTCGGGCTGCGGGTCAGGGACATCGACGAGGAGTTCAGCAAGAGCCGTCAGCTCATCAACCACTACTTCGAGGGGAAAGACGAGCTGATAACGGAGTTGCTCTCGTATCTGATCGCGTATGGCGAGGATAACCTCGAGGACGTTTCGGATGGCGACCCCCTGACGATGCTGAACGACGAGATCGACGCCATCCTCTTCGGTACGGAGCTGGACGGCTTCGAGTTCTGGCCCTTCATGACCGCGATTTACGAGATTCAGTCGCAAGCCCACCACAATCCGGAGCACCGGAAACTGATCGACCGGCTGTACACCCACTCGGTCGATCACTTCAGCGACATCATCCGGGAAGGGATCGATCGAGGCGTGTTCGTCGACGTTGATCCCGATCAGGTGGCGACGATCATCGACGACCTCATCACCGTCGCCCATCTCAAAAAGATCTATCTGGGCCGCGAAGACGCGCCCGACGACACCCGAACGCTGATCGACCAGTTCGTGCTCTCACAGCTCCTTCCACCCACAGAAACGCCTCCCTCGAGCCGCTAG
- a CDS encoding PAS domain S-box protein, with amino-acid sequence MDHVSRTIADIGGRRVVLAIGWLYVVAAAGLPLLYFLEVRGFGDVLTISILVGGIGLSHLYFGNLLPTLEIRADLYDDIATWYVRAIGAILAVLAFIALVGSVSDPLATTLVLTALASVAGLGMGYHDAQAKTRALDAEDRQHEAERYSQELKRYQTIVETVNDGIFIIDEEYYILFVNEAYANLVGYTREELVGAHTSVVVGDEMTAVTAQLERDLETGAANTYETTLITASGEPLAVEWNVATLPATADGDRDIVGIVRDVSNRNRRKRQLEAQNAQLENFAGMLTHELRNPVSIGQIYSQQLPETASPEAHAHVTEAFDRIEDIIDVMLVLTQGGEALTERTPVALEAVAREAWSEVDAPKATLEVTLERTLAGDETYLRHLFRNLFENAVTHGGDDVTITVGALPTGFYVADDGVGIPIEQREAIFETGYTTAADEGGMGLGLTFVKELANLYDWECSIGRSETGGTQFAFENVTPTQDAVR; translated from the coding sequence ATGGATCACGTGTCGAGAACGATCGCCGACATCGGCGGACGACGCGTCGTCCTCGCTATCGGCTGGTTGTACGTCGTCGCCGCCGCCGGGCTGCCGCTGTTGTATTTCCTCGAGGTGCGCGGGTTCGGCGACGTTCTGACGATCTCAATTCTCGTAGGCGGCATCGGACTCTCCCATCTCTACTTCGGCAATCTGCTACCCACACTGGAGATTCGGGCGGACCTCTACGACGATATCGCGACCTGGTACGTCCGTGCGATCGGCGCCATTCTCGCCGTGCTCGCGTTCATCGCGCTCGTCGGTTCGGTGAGCGATCCGCTGGCGACCACCCTCGTGCTGACGGCGCTCGCCAGCGTCGCCGGCCTCGGCATGGGCTATCACGACGCCCAGGCGAAGACGCGGGCGTTAGACGCCGAGGACCGCCAGCACGAGGCCGAGCGGTACAGTCAGGAGCTCAAACGCTACCAGACGATCGTCGAGACCGTCAACGACGGTATTTTCATCATCGACGAGGAGTACTACATCCTGTTCGTCAACGAGGCCTACGCCAATCTGGTCGGCTACACGCGCGAGGAACTCGTCGGTGCACACACCTCGGTCGTCGTCGGCGACGAGATGACAGCGGTCACAGCCCAGCTCGAGCGCGACCTCGAGACCGGAGCGGCGAACACCTACGAGACGACGCTGATCACCGCGTCCGGCGAGCCGCTCGCCGTCGAGTGGAACGTCGCCACCCTGCCGGCGACGGCCGACGGCGACCGAGATATCGTCGGCATCGTCCGCGACGTCTCGAACCGCAACCGCCGCAAACGCCAGCTCGAGGCACAGAACGCCCAGCTCGAGAACTTCGCGGGGATGCTCACCCACGAGCTGCGAAACCCCGTCTCGATCGGCCAGATCTACAGCCAGCAACTCCCCGAGACGGCGAGCCCGGAGGCCCACGCCCACGTCACGGAGGCGTTCGACCGCATCGAGGACATCATCGACGTCATGCTGGTGCTCACCCAGGGCGGGGAGGCGTTGACCGAACGAACGCCGGTCGCTCTCGAGGCGGTCGCCCGCGAGGCGTGGTCGGAAGTCGACGCCCCGAAGGCGACCCTGGAGGTCACCCTCGAGCGAACGCTCGCAGGCGACGAGACGTACCTCCGGCACCTCTTCCGGAACCTGTTCGAAAACGCCGTCACCCACGGCGGCGACGACGTTACCATCACCGTCGGCGCGCTCCCGACCGGCTTCTACGTCGCAGACGACGGCGTCGGCATCCCCATCGAGCAGCGGGAGGCGATCTTCGAAACCGGCTACACGACCGCCGCCGACGAGGGCGGAATGGGCCTCGGCCTGACGTTCGTCAAGGAGCTTGCGAACCTCTACGACTGGGAGTGTTCGATCGGCAGGAGCGAGACCGGCGGGACGCAGTTCGCATTCGAGAACGTCACCCCGACGCAGGACGCGGTTCGGTGA
- a CDS encoding winged helix-turn-helix transcriptional regulator — MSSIDSETENSHDDENPSACSVIEAVNEIGSEWRLIILHDLVDADEKRFNELKRSTDASSRTLSRVLDDLEEAGLVSRRVEDKPIATYYSLTESGASLCPVFNELENWADEHL, encoded by the coding sequence ATGTCATCGATAGATTCCGAGACTGAGAACTCGCACGATGACGAGAACCCGAGCGCGTGTTCGGTCATCGAGGCCGTCAACGAGATCGGTTCCGAGTGGCGGCTGATCATCCTCCACGACCTCGTCGACGCGGACGAGAAGCGCTTTAACGAACTCAAGCGGTCGACGGATGCCAGCTCTCGAACGCTCTCGCGCGTACTGGACGACCTCGAGGAGGCAGGGCTCGTGTCGCGGCGCGTCGAGGACAAACCGATCGCCACCTACTACTCGCTCACCGAAAGCGGGGCGTCGCTGTGTCCCGTGTTCAACGAACTCGAAAACTGGGCCGACGAGCACCTGTAG
- a CDS encoding ABC transporter ATP-binding protein, with the protein MKAIETTSLARRFGEVTAVESLDLAVERGEVYGFLGPNGAGKSTTINMLLGFTPPSAGSGTILGHDVVEESLAVRQAIGVLPEDFGMYNRLTARQHVQFAIDVKGADDTPGELLERVGLAEAADRTAGGFSTGMKQRTALAMALVGDPELLILDEPSSGLDPNGAREMRTIIREENDRGTTVFFSSHIMEQVEAICDRVGIMRDGRLVAEDTIDALKDQFDADSRLVLTVDRVDDAIVPTLEARPGVSGVFVDGTDVTVVLSDTRRKAPVINAVEETGVVITDITSEEPSLEDLFAAFTSDERSTTADRPTGESRATEELNA; encoded by the coding sequence ATGAAAGCGATAGAAACGACCTCGCTGGCACGGCGATTCGGAGAGGTGACAGCGGTCGAATCACTTGATTTAGCGGTCGAGCGCGGGGAGGTGTACGGCTTTCTCGGCCCGAACGGTGCGGGCAAATCGACGACGATCAATATGCTGCTCGGATTCACGCCCCCTTCGGCCGGCTCGGGCACGATCCTCGGCCACGACGTCGTCGAGGAGTCGCTCGCGGTGCGCCAGGCGATCGGCGTCTTGCCGGAGGATTTCGGGATGTACAACCGACTCACCGCCCGCCAGCACGTTCAGTTCGCGATCGACGTGAAAGGTGCCGACGACACCCCTGGTGAACTCCTCGAGCGGGTGGGGCTCGCCGAGGCGGCCGACCGGACGGCCGGTGGGTTCTCGACGGGGATGAAACAGCGTACGGCGCTTGCGATGGCGCTCGTGGGCGATCCCGAGCTGTTGATCCTGGACGAGCCGTCGTCGGGACTCGATCCCAACGGTGCCCGCGAGATGCGGACGATCATCCGTGAGGAGAACGACCGCGGCACCACGGTGTTCTTCTCGAGTCACATCATGGAGCAGGTCGAGGCGATCTGCGATCGCGTCGGGATCATGCGCGACGGTCGTCTCGTCGCCGAAGACACGATCGACGCGCTGAAAGACCAGTTCGACGCCGACTCGCGGTTGGTCCTCACGGTCGATCGCGTCGACGACGCGATCGTCCCGACGCTCGAGGCGCGTCCGGGCGTGTCAGGGGTTTTCGTCGACGGCACCGACGTTACGGTCGTACTGTCCGATACGCGGCGGAAAGCGCCGGTGATCAACGCCGTCGAGGAGACGGGCGTCGTGATCACCGACATCACCAGCGAAGAGCCCTCGCTCGAGGACCTGTTCGCCGCGTTCACGAGCGACGAGCGATCCACGACGGCCGACCGTCCGACCGGCGAGTCTCGCGCGACGGAGGAGCTCAACGCATGA
- a CDS encoding alpha/beta hydrolase family protein, with protein sequence MSTRTFTDEEFEGQFERTLGKVYYGCAEVGECFATADRIEEGEYDSWYDEWFATAEAVENVARTARDGGHTVSAREAFLRAAEYYRSAYYFRRHDLDDPDLLAAWRRQRACFRSAALLFDHHCEALEIPFEEMSLPGYFLAPDDSGRERPTVIGFPGYDSPVEESYPLLARAALERGYNCLLFEGPGQGGALYEQRLFFRPDYETVLRPVVDDALERPTVDDSRLALVGRSFGGYLAPRAASGESRLAALLADPGIYDLGSLVVQLVPESLRDPVLAGDAEVDAALETRLEDPHALEYFGSRMAAHGLDSLGAYIRELQAYTLESRAERIECPTFVAGNESDRLAVQARDLADALTVPTQYVEFTEGEGAGGHCEGTAQSVFHQRAFDWLDQTFARTA encoded by the coding sequence ATGTCAACCCGAACGTTCACCGACGAGGAGTTCGAGGGCCAGTTCGAGCGAACCCTCGGAAAGGTGTACTACGGCTGTGCCGAGGTGGGTGAGTGTTTCGCGACCGCCGACCGGATCGAGGAAGGCGAGTACGACAGCTGGTACGACGAGTGGTTCGCGACGGCCGAAGCAGTCGAGAACGTCGCCCGGACGGCCCGCGACGGCGGCCACACGGTGAGCGCCCGCGAGGCGTTCCTGCGGGCGGCGGAGTACTACCGCTCGGCGTACTACTTTCGCCGCCACGACCTCGACGACCCGGATCTTTTGGCGGCCTGGCGGCGTCAACGGGCGTGTTTCCGGTCGGCGGCGCTGCTGTTCGACCATCACTGCGAAGCCCTCGAGATTCCCTTCGAGGAGATGTCGCTGCCCGGTTACTTCCTCGCTCCCGACGACTCGGGACGGGAGCGACCGACCGTGATCGGCTTTCCGGGCTACGACTCGCCGGTCGAAGAATCCTACCCGCTGCTGGCGAGAGCCGCCCTCGAGCGGGGGTACAACTGCCTGCTGTTCGAGGGTCCCGGCCAGGGCGGGGCGCTGTACGAACAACGGCTCTTCTTCCGCCCGGACTACGAGACGGTCCTCCGGCCCGTCGTCGACGATGCCCTCGAGCGGCCGACGGTCGACGACTCCCGACTCGCGCTGGTCGGCCGGAGCTTCGGCGGCTACCTTGCCCCGCGAGCGGCCAGCGGCGAGTCCCGCCTCGCGGCGCTGCTAGCCGACCCGGGCATCTACGACCTCGGCTCGCTGGTGGTCCAGCTCGTCCCCGAGTCGCTGCGCGATCCCGTTCTCGCCGGCGACGCCGAGGTCGACGCGGCGCTCGAAACCCGCCTCGAGGATCCCCACGCCCTGGAGTACTTCGGATCGCGGATGGCCGCCCACGGACTCGATTCCCTCGGCGCGTATATCCGCGAACTGCAGGCGTACACGCTCGAGTCGCGAGCCGAGCGGATCGAGTGTCCGACGTTCGTCGCGGGCAACGAGTCCGATCGCCTCGCCGTGCAAGCACGCGACCTCGCAGACGCACTCACCGTTCCGACGCAGTACGTCGAGTTCACCGAGGGGGAGGGCGCCGGCGGTCACTGCGAGGGGACCGCCCAGTCGGTGTTTCACCAGCGGGCGTTCGACTGGCTGGACCAAACGTTCGCACGGACGGCGTGA
- a CDS encoding ring-cleaving dioxygenase, with translation MINTAGIHHVTSIASDPQRNVDFYTDVLGLRLVKKTVNFDDTHTYHLYYGDEVGTPGTVLTFFPFENGRQGRVGRGQTSATAFVVPEGSIEYWTDRLESHDLEVDAPRVRFDETVVPFRDHDGQPLELVAGTTDVDPWDDGPVPAENAIRGFHGVTLESLDPDQTGRVLETLGYEPVERDGERTRYRASGDRAAVVDVRERADTPQGRQGVGTVHHVAFRVPDEETQLEWRERLTDSGLRVTPQKDRQYFKSIYFREPGGVLFEIATDGPGFARDESEAELGTDLKLPPWLESDRERLEERLPEVGSPGR, from the coding sequence ATGATCAACACAGCCGGCATCCATCACGTTACGTCGATCGCGAGCGACCCCCAGCGGAACGTGGACTTCTACACCGATGTCCTCGGTCTGCGACTCGTCAAGAAGACCGTCAACTTCGACGATACGCACACCTACCACCTCTACTACGGGGATGAAGTGGGCACTCCGGGGACGGTTCTGACGTTCTTCCCGTTCGAGAACGGACGCCAGGGCCGCGTCGGGCGCGGCCAGACGAGCGCGACCGCGTTCGTCGTTCCCGAGGGATCGATCGAGTACTGGACCGACCGTCTGGAATCCCACGACCTCGAAGTCGACGCCCCTCGAGTTCGGTTCGACGAAACCGTCGTCCCGTTCAGAGATCACGACGGACAGCCACTCGAACTCGTGGCGGGTACGACCGACGTCGACCCGTGGGACGACGGGCCGGTTCCCGCAGAGAACGCGATCCGCGGGTTCCACGGCGTCACCCTCGAGTCGCTCGACCCCGACCAGACGGGACGGGTCCTCGAGACTCTGGGATACGAACCGGTCGAGCGGGACGGAGAGCGAACCCGGTACAGGGCATCCGGCGACCGTGCAGCGGTCGTCGACGTTCGTGAGCGCGCGGATACACCGCAGGGGCGACAGGGCGTCGGCACGGTCCACCACGTAGCGTTTCGCGTACCCGACGAGGAGACGCAACTGGAGTGGCGCGAGCGCCTCACCGACAGTGGTCTCCGTGTCACGCCACAGAAAGACCGTCAGTACTTCAAATCGATCTACTTCCGGGAACCCGGCGGTGTGCTCTTCGAGATCGCCACCGACGGACCGGGATTCGCCCGCGACGAATCCGAGGCGGAGCTCGGGACGGACCTGAAGCTGCCGCCGTGGCTCGAGAGCGACCGCGAGCGCCTCGAGGAACGCCTTCCCGAGGTAGGGTCTCCGGGACGGTAA